Sequence from the Penaeus vannamei isolate JL-2024 chromosome 16, ASM4276789v1, whole genome shotgun sequence genome:
cacacacacacacacatatatatatatataaaatatatatatacatatatatgtatatatatatgtatatatatacatatatatatacaaatatatgtatatatacatatatatgtatatacatatatatatgtatatatatacatatatatatatatatacaaatatatgaatatatatacatatatatgtatatatagatgtatatatatatatattatatttatatacaatatatataaatatatatatacatatctatctatctatctatctatctatctatatatgtatatatatatatatatatatatatatatatatatatataaacatatatatatatatatatatatatacatatgcatatatatatatatatatatatatatatatatatatatatatatatatatatatatatatatatatatatatatatatatatatatatatatatatatatatatatacacatgtttatacatatacatatacatacatacatatatatatatatatatatatatatatatatatatatatatatatatatatatatatatacacacacatgtttatacatatacatatacatacatacatacatacatacatatatatatatatatatatatatatatatatatatatatatatatgaatatatacacacatatttatacatatacatatacatacatacatacatatatatattatatatatctatatatatatatatcatatatatatattttatatatatatattatatattatatatatatatcatatatatatatatattttacatatatatatatatatatatatatatatatatatatatatataaatatataaatatatacacacattgtttatacatatacatatacatacatacatacatacatacatacatacatacatatatatatatatatatatatatatatgtatatgtatatatatgaatatatatatatatgtatatatatatgaatatatatatatatatatatatatatatatatacatatacatatatatacatatatatatatatatatatataatatatatatatacatataaatatatatatatataatatatatacaatatatatataacatatatataatatatatatgtgtatatatatatatatatatatatatatatattacatatgaatttatatatatatatatatatatatatatatatatatatatatatatatatatatatatatatatatatatatatatgtatatatatataatatatatatatgtatatatatacacacatatttatacatatacatacatgtatacatacatatatatatatatatatatattatatatatatatacataatatatatatatatacataatatatatatataatacatatatataatatatatatatataatatatatgtataatatatatataatatatatatatacatatataatatatatatacatatataatatatatacatatatatatatatatatatatacacacacacacatacacccatatttatacatatacatacatgtatatagatataatatatatgtatatatatatatatatatatatatatatatatatatatatatatatatatatatatatactcatattcatgtatatatatatatatatatatatatatatatactcatattcatatatatatatatatatatatatatatatatatatatatatatatatactcatattcatatatatatttatatatgtatatatatatgtatatatatatatgtatatatatatatatatatatatattttatatatataatatatatatatttttatatatatttatatatatatttatatatatatttatatatatatttatatatatatatatatttatatatatatatacatatatatttatttatttatatatatatgtatatatatgtatatatatatgtacatatatatatatatatatatatatatatatatatatatatatatacatatatatacatacatatacatacatatgtatatatatgtatatgtatgtatatgtatgtatatatatgtatatttatttatttatttatttatttatttatttatttattatatgtatatatatatacatatatatacatatatatacatatatatatatatttatttatttattatatatatatacatatatatacatatatatatatatatttatttatttatttattatatgtatatatatatatatatatatatatatatatatatatatatatatatatatatacatatatatacatatatatatgtatttatttatttatttatttatttatttatttatttatttatttatttattatatgtatatatataaatagatatagatatagatatagatatatagatatatagatatatagatttatagatatgtatattaaatatagatatatagatatgtatattaaatatagatatatagatatgtatatgaaatatacatatatgtatgtatatatatatatatatatatatatatgtatatatatatgtatgtatatgtatatatatatatatatatatatatatacatatatatatatatatatgtatattatatatatatacatatatatatatatgtatattatatacaaaaatataaatatatatatataaatatatatatatatatatatatatatatgtatatatatatatatatgtatatattatctatatatatatacatatatatatatagtatatatatatatatatatatatataaaatatatacatatatatatatatatatatatatatatatatatatatataatatatacatatatatatatatatatatatatatatatatataatatacatatatatatatataatatacatatatatatatacatatatatacatatatatatatatatatatttatttatttatttattttatgtatatatatagatagatagatatagatatagatatagatatatagatatatagatatatagatatatagatatatagatatgtatattaaatatagatatatagatatgtatattaaatatacatatatagatatgtatattaaatatacatatatgtatgtatatatatatatatatatatatatataaatatgtatatatatgtatgtatatatatatatatatatatatatatatatatatatatataatgtatattatatatatatatatatatatgtatatattatctctatatatatatatatatatatacatatatatatagcatatatatatatatatatatatatatatatatatatatatatatatatatatatatatatatatatatatatatatatatatatatatatatatatatatatatatatatatatatatatatatatatatatatttatatgtatatatatatatatatatatatatatatttatatatatatacagatacacatatatatatacatatatatatatatttatttatttatttattatatgtatatatatatatatttatttaattatttatttatttatttatttatttatttatttatttatctatttatttatttatttatttatttatttatttatttatttatttatttatttatttatttatttatttatttatttatttatttatttatttatttatttatttatttatttatttatttatttatttatttatttatttatttatttatttatttatttatttatttatttatttatttatttatttatttatttatttatttatttatttaattatttatttatttatttatttatttatttatttatttatttatttatttatttatttatttattcatttatttatttatttatttatttatttatttatttatttatttttcatttatttatttatttatttatttatttatttatttattatatgcatatatatagatagatagatatagatatagatatatagatatatagatatatagatatatagatatatagatatgtctattaaatattcatatatgtatgtatatatataatatatatatatatatatatatatatatatatatatatgtatatatatatatgtatattatatatatatatatgtatatattatctatatatatatatatacacatatatatatatatatatatatatatatatatataaatatatatatatatatatatatatatatatatatatatatatgtatatatatatatagatatatatatacataattatatatatatatatatatagatagatagatagatatttattacatatatatatatagatagataatatatatatataatatatatatttatatatataatatatatatttatatatatataatatatatatataaaatatatatatatatatatatatatatatatatatatatgtatatatgtatatgtatatatgtatatgtatatatatatatacatatatatatatatatatatatatatatatatatatatatatatatatatatataatatatacatatatatatatatatatatatatatataatatatacacacatatatatatatatatatatatatatatatatatatatatatatatatatatatatatatatatatatgcacacatacatatgtatgtatatatatatatatatatatatatatatgcacacatatatatgtatgtatataatatatatatataatatatatatacatatgtatataatatatatatatatacatatgtatataatatatatatatatatatatatatatatatatatatatatatatatatatatatatatatatatatatatatatatatttatatatatatatatatctatatatttatatatatatatttatatatatatatatttatatatatatatattatatatatatatatatttattacatatatatatatttatatatatatatattatatatatatatatatttattacatatatatacgtatatatttatatatatatatatatatatatatatatatatatatatatatattttatctatatatctttgtatacatatatatatttatatatatatatttatatatatatatttatatatatatatttatatatatatatttatatatatatatttatatatatatatttatatatatatatttatatatataaatttatatatatatatatatatatatatatatatatttatatatatatatatatatatatatatatatatatatatatatatatatatatatatatatatatatatatatatttatatatatatatatatatatatatatttatatatatatatatatattatatatatatatattatatatatatatatatatatatatatatatttatatatatatatatatatatatatatatatatatatatatatatatatatatatatatatatatttatatatatatatatatgtataaatatacttatatatgtatatatatataaacaaacatatatgtatatatattagtccgACTCaaaattttccatattttttctgcATGGGAACGAAAGATCAGGTGCTGAACAATATGAAACTAATTTGTGGTAACACTTGTAATTATCTTTTATGactgtttttcttcatcttagaTCATTAGACCTTCGTTATATGACTGACTAACTGCTGTATGAGCAGTATTGTTCTATATTGCCTAGATACATATTGCAATAATGTTTTCTATGTTCCTAtgttctctcatattttttctggTCCAAAACATGTTTCTATCACAATTATCTCACGTTAATTCAACTGAAATTTGAGTGTGGAGGAAGGAGTCACGGAGTAATCTCACACACCTCAATCATTTTGTTACCAATTTTTAATTTCCTAAAATTGCTGAGTACACATGCACTCAGAATGCAGTATTACATCAACAAGAAAGATGATCTCAAGCTTCAGTTGTGTTCTACAGGCTCTGCAGTATTGCTTTTCCTCAATTTTGCCTTTTCTTGTTAATTTATTTTTTGGCTGTACtagctttcttctttttattgtctttcacAATCATTTTGTTCCCCTGAATTAAGAAATTTCATAATTCAGGAAAATTCAggtctatttcttgtttttagaTTTTCTATTCTACTATGGTTCTGGATTTATATGACAAAATGCTTAACCAGGTTaaaagaatggtaaaaaaaaaaaaaaaaaaaaaaaaaaaaaaaaaaaaaaaaaaaaaaaaaaaaaaaaaaaaaaaaaaaaaaaacaatgcacaaaaaTCTATATTGTGACTTTTTGTCAATACCAGAGGATGCTTCTGTCTTCAAGTTTATAGCTCAAATGTGTCTATTTCCTACAGTAGCATTTGTCAAAAGGAGCCTGCACTACACTCTCTAATATCAGCAGGCTTGTATCAACACATGTCCTCATGAACATGGGTTGTGTGCAGTTTGAAAGATTTCTTGTACTGTACGAAATCTTCATGTTTGGACATTCAAGTTCTTGAATAACCAGGTTTTCTCTTTGTAACATTAACAATATCAGTCACTATGCCTGTCTGTATTTACACTCATACTTCACAAATAATAAGGGTACTACTTTTAAAGTTTCTGTCCATCATCCCCTGCTAGTGTTAACCCACTAGCGCTGggatattttgaagccgaaaataatagtttccaggCAGCTTCAAANNNNNNNNNNNNNNNNNNNNNNNNNNNNNNNNNNNNNNNNNNNNNNNNNNNNNNNNNNNNNNNNNNNNNNNNNNNNNNNNNNNNNNNNNNNNNNNNNNNNNNNNNNNNNNNNNNNNNNNNNNNNNNNNNNNNNNNNNNNNNNNNNNNNNNNNNNNNNNNNNNNNNNNNNNNNNNNNNNNNNNNNNNNNNNNNNNNNNNNNNNNNNNNNNNNNNNNNNNNNNNNNNNNNNNNNNNNNNNNNNNNNNNNNNNNNNNNNNNNNNNNNNNNNNNNNNNNNNNNNNNNNNNNNNNNNNNNNNNNNNNNNNNNNNNNNNNNNNNNNNNNNNNNNNNNNNNNNNNNNNNNNNNNNNNNNNNNNNNNNNNNNNNNNNNNNNNNNNNNNNNNNNNNNNNNNNNNNNNNNNNNNNNNNNNNNNNNNNNNNNNNNNNNNNNNNNNNNNNNNNNNNNNNNNNNNNNNNNNNNNNNNNNNNNNNNNNNNNNNNNNNNNNNNNNNNNNNNNNNNACCCCAAACCCCTTGTACACGGCTAAGCCTGTTGTTTATAAGCCTGAACCTTCGTACACGGCTAAGCCTGTTGTTTATAAGCCTGAACCTTCGTAATAACCTGTTGTTTCCCTAACCCTTCGTAAAGGTTTTTATGAACCTTTACAAGTGTTTTACCATTTACAACCCCGCCCCTTTTAAAGCCTTCAAGATGGGTTTTGGGTTCTAAGAAAgtcaaaaatttatttttttttaaatttaatgatTTTTACAATTTAAAAACAAGGTGCTCGAATAGAACGAATTAATCTTCAATGATTACTTTTCGGATGATTGtgtaatcaggaaaaaaaaaattatatgtccTAGTCATTTTCCGACGGATCTAATATTCACAAATCTATAAAAcacataatctaaaaaaaataatttatatatcagagtatatatatatttttatatgagaaTAATTGTTGACTTGTTGATCCATGGTGAATTGTTCGTGAAGCACtggaaataaaattaattaacGTGTCAGTGTTTGGAAAATGGTTCATTGTAGGTGACACTAAATAACCAACCAATGTTTTATCAAAGGTTTCTCAATAAAACGAGGCAAAACTTTCACACTTTTCATTTAATGCCATAATCAATTCTATATCACAATATAATCTGAAATGTGCTTGGCAAAAGGGTTAGTTGTCTCTAAcccatcaataatattaatagaataaCTACTTTGAATTCTTAAAGAAGATTAAGAGTGCTCATTTTATgaggatattatcataattgtgctAAAGCCAAACATTTAATAGCTTCTAAATCAGACTAGGATATACATATaatcaaattaaaaaataattgaatCAAAATATGTTTCTATTCTTCTGTACTAAAATTAACAACACAAAGAGCTAACTAGAGAAACAAATGGTACAGATAATACTGAAAAAGTGAAATTTATGCGAATGTTATACACCTTTAGTAGTAGAATAAACTCACTTCCTACTACCTTGCTATTCACGACAGCTTTTGAGAAAGAAGTTGCGAAGATCAAGtaataaataagatttttttttgttagtttttttgtgtTACGCTATAGTCTCATTCGACAGCTTGACTCTGCCCAGCGTGCGTCTGTGGATCTGGTTGGCGCGGAAGGTAGCCACGGCGCCGAGGCACAGCAGCAGGATCATGAGCGGGACCATGGACGAGAAGCCGAACCAGGCCGCCGCGAAGGCCACCACGGGGCCCTCCAGCACCGTGCCCAGGGACCCCATGCCGTTGACCACGCTCGTCACGGCCGACGGCGCGCCGCCCTCCCGCTCCCCGATGTCCGCCGCCACCGAGCCCGCCAGGAGCACGTCGGGGCCGCAGTTGAGGGCGCCCGCGACGGCCAGGAATACGGCGTGGAACACGAAGCCCCACGACGCCGTCAGCATGAACAGCAGCAGCGACACGGCCGAGCCTGCAATGGCAATGGTGCTGGCGAGCAGGGCGCGGCCGCCCATCCACCGGTCCACCACCATGCCCACGCAGGCGCTGcccaccaccccgcccacctCGAAGGAGGTCGAGGCGAGGCCGGCGCCGGTCTGGGTGTAGCCGAGCGTCCGCGTGAGGTAGAGCGGCAGCCAGAACATGAGGGCGTAGCGCACGGCCTTGATGCAGAACATGGACATGGACACCTCGGGCACCATGGCCATCCGGAACACCCTGAACAAGGAGGTGccgctctccctcccatccttggCCTGCTGGTCGGCCGCCCGGTTGGGCACGACGAGCCCCAGGTCAGCAGGGCTCTTCCCCAGCAGGCTGACCAGGACGCCCAGGCAGGCCACGATGACAGCAGGCGGCAGGAACACCGAGCGCCACCCGTGCTCCGCCTGCATGTAGACGGCGAGGCCGGTGCCCGCGAGGCCGCCCAGGAAGCAGCACGTGCCGAACATGCCGAACACGGAGTTCCTGGAGGCGTCGGAGAACCAGCGCGAGAGCAGGGCGCAGGCGGCGGGCCAGCACAGCGCCTGCCCCGCCCCGCTGACGGTCAGCAGCACCAGCAGGGGGGGCAGCGACTGGCACGAGGCCATGGGCACGGTGGCCGCCGCCGAGAGGACAAGTCCGCCGGCCAGGGTGAGGCGCGGCCCCAGCCAGTCCCCGAGGGAGCCCAGG
This genomic interval carries:
- the LOC113824255 gene encoding glucose-6-phosphate exchanger SLC37A2-like; translated protein: MTRLQLWQGVVFLLLWLAYGATYLLRKPLGIIKGDLEVGFKVKPSSLGWVDTALLLPYALVSLALGSLGDWLGPRLTLAGGLVLSAAATVPMASCQSLPPLLVLLTVSGAGQALCWPAACALLSRWFSDASRNSVFGMFGTCCFLGGLAGTGLAVYMQAEHGWRSVFLPPAVIVACLGVLVSLLGKSPADLGLVVPNRAADQQAKDGRESGTSLFRVFRMAMVPEVSMSMFCIKAVRYALMFWLPLYLTRTLGYTQTGAGLASTSFEVGGVVGSACVGMVVDRWMGGRALLASTIAIAGSAVSLLLFMLTASWGFVFHAVFLAVAGALNCGPDVLLAGSVAADIGEREGGAPSAVTSVVNGMGSLGTVLEGPVVAFAAAWFGFSSMVPLMILLLCLGAVATFRANQIHRRTLGRVKLSNETIA